atataattagaagtaaggtgcttccattcaaggtgtcatcaacgcctccatggaaattaccagagatatctttctgtaaatattctattggagttaagaagaatataactgacttagaagccaggtctctttttatggaacatgttgaagaacatagaggatcgacttttatatatagtgatggctccaaatctgatgctggcgttgaatttggagtacatagtaatggttttaattgtagaggtgcacttcctcaaaaagcttccatatttactgccgaactgtatggcatattaaccgctattgagaaaatagcgttggagaaaaagggtaattttacaatttttagtgatgcaaggagtgtccttcaagctttagaagtttttaattctagtaaccctctagttttaaagattttagaatggctttttattattggaaggaagggtataatggttcgattttgttgggttccagcgcatgtaggtgtgtctgggattAAGAAGGcatatttactggcaaagaatgctgcatccgagttgctaccaagaaggtgtcccattccctgtaatgatttcctacctaacctcaaaattttttttttaataaatggcaacagcactggaataatctagatggcaataaaatgagagaagtaacaaatatcatatatccttggaggtatgacatgatggcccgtaaatgggagacgactctgtcgtctccgtattggtcacactcggttgacacacgagtttcttctgaagggccagcACCATCCGTATTgcgaagactgtttagtacctttaaaagTGAGGCATTTGTTTACCGAATGCCTCAATTATGATAACTTacgaaatagatatctatttgaggctcgaggtgagtgtggcaggttcatccttgccaagattcttggatatgatgtgtcctactatgcgagcggcatttttagatttatttcagaagcaggtcttctgaaaactatttaacttctatagtgacattcaaattttatggttttaattgaatattcttttattttttatataaaataaattacatcCGCGTCAATGACCTTAGCTGTCAGGATGctggaaaactttaaatcaatcaattagcaAGATTGCTTATTGGTCGTATGAAATTGACCCATGGGTTTTAATCTGCACATCATATAAGATTGTTCCGTAGTACAGTGAGTGTACCACGATTTTAACCATAAAACATGTTCAATGCAAATGCAGTCTTGCTTTAAGAATTACGGGAATGATTAATATAATTTGAACCTTGTTTAGTAGTTTTTTGCCTATTATATTTTTTATCGCTTAGATTTTATTATTCCTTCTCGAATTTACCAGGGCCAGCTCTGTGAAAGTAGAGTTTGGCTAATTGGCCTATATAATATCCTAATTTTTAATAAGTAATTCCCTCATCAATGTTTTGAAAAATGTTGGAAATTGACAGATTTTGTGGGCCAAAATCATCAAGGCCTGTTCAGATTCGAACAGAGGATCAAgtgaataacatattttttaagagGATGAAAATTCGGGAAATTAAATATCCTCGTGTTCCACCTTGGTTCATATCTGACATATCATTGTACTAGGCTCTCGTgtccttttggaaacgtccctgcctggcgatttgtctgattggggttagagtccctctcaagcttgatagtttcctgtagtgtccgCAGCCTTACCATCTTGTGAACTAAATATCCAGGGGGTttgtagagcctataggtctacctgctgagtcatcagcagccattgtctagtcctccctggggtggagaggtggcttgggcgctgattatactgtatgtatatatggtcagtttttagggtgTTGTCACtgttcctagcctctgccattcatgagtggtatttAAATCAAAACTAATTCACAACGATATAACTCCCGTAGATAAGGTCAACTCCAAATTCCTTGAACATGATGTTCATAAAAGCCATGTAATCCTACAGTATATGCCTATAGTTATAGTCAAAGTGCCTTGGATATACTGCAGTCTACAGGGATGGATCATATTTATGTAAGTGACCTAATTATGCCTCTACGGCACATATCGCGGCATTGGTCaaggttttgaaaattattttagcaactagggagatttttttttttttttttttttttttttttttgcaacatgctATAAGTTAAGAGTGCATAAGATACTCATGAAAGTTTTAGTAACCTGAACCCATTGGTTGGGAAACCTCGAGAGTTGCTCCTTCTCTTTTTCTGTTGGGACTAAATTTAGTTTCTGCAGAGTCCTTTTTATGTTGAAATTCATGGTAACATACAGTAAAACGAAAGAAGACAGGGTTAGTGATAATTTCTCCTTGGAAAATGTTCCTCGCTAACAACTGattgtttgaaattattttaaCACGAATGAAGGTCGGGTATACCCACCTCACACAAACATGTTTTAGATGGTAGCAGTGCGCCATTGTATGCTCATTGTGGCATTAATGTCGATTGAGCCTTGTTGGGTTGCTTAAAAGTTGTTCATCAGAGGCAGTAATCCCTTGTTGGGTAAATTCGTCGCTGATATCTACAATGAAATCTATCTTTTTAATGTTTCCCTTTTTTTCACTTATTCAGTTTCGTGAGAGTATGAAGAATGTCATGTTGTGTGAACGTGTTTATTGAATAGTGAATTTAATCagatatattttaatatgatttaaaCATTTATGCCGGAGACGTTACTTGGCTCGAGTAACCTCCTCGGTCCCAGTACTATGCCCCTGACCTAAATTCTATAACTAAATCCAATCTAATAAAGGAATGAAAAGACCTATTTTGGCCGGTCAAGCCCAGACAAGTTGAGGATATTGCTTGGTTCTAttgactgtaattttttttttttttttaattacgatgTTTCCCTTATTTTCAAGatgaagtatataaatatattctcccCCTTGTTCTTAAGAGACTTAAGTGTAAACAAGTAAGGTATTACTTTTTTATTGTTGAAAAGAACACTTTCTTCTCATTATTATAACTTAATTTTCCACATTATATTTTTTCCACCCCGATATTTATAAAAATGATGTATACATAAGGTCGAATGGCTGtaatttggagcaaatgttatctttttaaaaactttaattttttattcataagaCAGGTTGATTTAAAGGATTTTGTGATCGATTATCCCAGCTTTGTACATAGaatcagtcaatcaattaatcTCAAATAGTTGTAGCAATAACTGCTACATTCTGTTTCGTTGATTCTGTTTACTTTGTAGTTTAATAAATAGCCAGAGTCCTAAGGTAAAGACTACAGAATAACGCAGAATCCTAAGGTAAAGACTATAAAATAACGCCTTTGGGGTAAATCTTTATTGCATGTTTTTTCCGCTTATTGAATTATATGTTAATGATAATGTTaaccagattgttttttttttttttttttttttttttttttttttttttttttttttttgtcggccaTAACGGAGAATGTAAAAGAGATTTTGCATCTAGTTACCCAAATTTATGGCACGATGAAAGTCAGCAATATATTTTGTGCATGGGCATTTCCCTCTACTTGTAACTGTAATATTATTTACCAGCAGTACACTTATCAATGGCCTTCCTAAAAGAATTGCTACAATCAAACACCTATTTTATTTCATAAGAAATGGGTGAACTTGAAAGTCCATTTATGAAAGGATTTAAAGATGATACACCTCGTCATATTTATTTTGTCTCCAGTTTATTACTACTTCGGATATTAGTTATCTTAAGATGAAATAAATCGCCTTTAATGCCTCTGTTGCCATTTTCTTTCAGAATTTTGGGCATTCGGTCTCCCGAACGAGTCCTTGAAGTTTTCAACGAGAACCAGAATGCTTCGAACGTCTCCGTGATGCCAGCTGTCGGCCACAATGCTTCCCACCTTCTTCAAAAGAGGCACATTCCACACAAGTTCTGGGCAAGAGCCAGACCTCACAACAAATTCCGCAAGAAGAAGCATCACCAAAAACCAATGAAAGAAAACCTAGACGGCAAACAAAAGTTATTTCATAATGCTAACGCCAACAACATTCGATATGACTTCGTGAATTTCGCGAATCAACGTTAACATCTACTTAAGCATATTTTACGTAATGTCATTAAAACATTCCTTGGGTTTATGCAGCCTTCTGTGATGTCATAACTAACTGCATCACGATGGTGGACTGAATAGATAAGCTAAGTCACGAGAAATTATtggagaaaaagtaaaaaaaaaatatttgcaccgTTTATGAATATTTGTTGTAGCGGAAACAATGTGCTTAGCAACTCTTAGTTATCTGTGATAGTGTGTAAAGTAAAATTATGAACGTAAGTAGATACTAAAACTGTGAAATaaagtaaaggtaaaaaaaatcgaaaaaaagagAAGTCTTCCACCCCattcatatatttaaatttcaCTATAGTCCTTGCAATCTGAAAAAGGAAACTTGAGTAGGGTTTAAAGTCGACAAATTTTGTAACAtactctgacacacacacacacacacacatatatatatatatatatatatatatatatatatatatatatatatatatatatgtgtgtgtgtgtgtgtgtgtgtgtgtgtgcagaagaaccacagggaaaatgaaaatacgaaatatacgcttaagtcctgactagtttcgtgatacttcttcagagtcctctgaagaagtatcacgaaactagtcaggacttaagcgtatatttcgtattttcattttccctgtggttcttctgcatctgagcatcacgttttcctgtgatttttacgcatatatatatatatatatatatatatatatatatatatatatatatatatatatatatatatatatatatatatatatatatatatatatatataatacatacatacatacttatacttatacacacacacacacacatatatatatatatatatatatatatatatatatatatatagcctacatacacgcatacacacgcatgtatatatgtatgtttgtgtgtttatattatagGTATGTGAATGatagatatgtttatttatatgaataatgatattGTAGGTAATGTTTAAATACATTATAAAGTGagcattttttttaaatcacgTCTCTTTATgttctttattatttgtttttatcatccAAAATGTATCACGTGGTAGAGTGGTATAGCTCTTTCAAGTTTTCTAGGTCTGTAAGTCACTCCTGATCTACCACATAGAAGTGTCTACCTAGGTGCAAGTATAGTACCATGGTCTGATGGGGTCAAGAAATAAAGCTGATTAGTGACATAGTCTGCAAAATCTTATCAAAAATTGGAAGGCAGTACCCCTTTTGCATCATCTCCAAAGAAGCAAATGGGCAGGTAATAGAAAATTGTATTGTAACAAAGATCAGTTAGTTTTATAAGAAAGTTATCTGAAGAGCTTATAAAGGGAAAATGAATGAATTATGGAGCTAAAGACAGGGAGGAAGAAGGACCAGTTTGGAAGTTTTGGgcatgggaattattattattattattattattattattattattattattattaccacctaagctctaaccctagttagaaaagcatgatactgtaagcccaagggtctccaatagggaaaataactcggtgaggaaaggaaataagggaacaaatgtaatagtgtgcccgagtgtaccatcaagcaagagaactctaacccaagacagtggccatgatacagagactatggcactatccaagattagagaacactggtttgatttagtgttattctcccagaagagctgcttaccatgggtaAAGAATCTATTTTACtcttaacaagtggaaagtagctactgaacaattacagtgccttaGTTAACCCCCGTGTGTGAAAAATTACTTGGTTAGAttattgttgccaggtgtatgaagaaagaggaggatgtgtaaagaatatacTAGACTTATAAGTttatgtttaggcaaagaaaaataaactgtaacgggagaaggatccaatgtagtaatatctgacCAGTCACAGGACTCGGTAAACTCTTTAGCattagtatctcaaagggtgactggtgccttggttAACCTACTACCTGCAGAAAAAAACATGTAATGAACAAATGTTTCtcggaaaaaaaagatgaaagtggAGAGTTGATGTCGAACGTGAATGCAATTCTAGGTTCTAGGGAGTAGTTCGAAGATATGTTGAATATGTAGGATGGAAGAGGAACAGAAGTGAATAATGTAAAATTTGAAAGGGCTAATATAAAGCTAATAATGTGTATGGGATTCTCGAAAAGGAGATTAAGAGGTGGTAGAAAGGAAAATCCCCAGGATGTAGTTGTATTAAGAGATTCTGTAGTATGATGATGGCTCAGAAAAAATTGGTGGGAGGTGAGAGTATTAGTTCAGCTATATAAAAGCAACGTTTCTAAATGTGTATGGTTTGATTTATATTGAGAAAGTATAAATGGTAATAGAGTAACTGAAAGGGAAAGAATATTTTGTTTAAGCAATGAATAGTGTGTGGATCAAGTATTTGTATGAAAGTTACGTTCTTGTATatttaatggtgtgttgggcagacaatagaaaggccatggatgcttAGTGATTTATTAAGAGGTTTCGTTTTCCCGATCTGTTTATCTTCTTatctggtattcattttcaaaaccattgttgctgttctcccttcagttgaaggtGGTATCCAGGaaggtacttagccttgcatggtgtgtgtcggctccgccatgttgaccaattctatctaatattttatctttttttgtgttactttatatatattcatctacagattgtttttgttaccattattattaagtTTGTCTTTAAAATATGATGaaacttttttatttgtatatcattCTGTCTGGAGACATCGAGCAAAATTTGGAACCAGTAAG
Above is a window of Palaemon carinicauda isolate YSFRI2023 chromosome 6, ASM3689809v2, whole genome shotgun sequence DNA encoding:
- the LOC137642172 gene encoding uncharacterized protein isoform X5 produces the protein MTRMRFTNTLFRKISYVMLSLPAPVFKLLLWSSRTVKYVRASDKFRVLIMSVLIFMCILLLSVERVPEKILGIRSPERVLEVFNENQNASNVSVMPAVGHNASHLLQKRHIPHKFWARARPHNKFRKKKHHQKPMKENLDGKQKLFHNANANNIRYDFVNFANQR
- the LOC137642172 gene encoding uncharacterized protein isoform X6; translated protein: MLSLPAPVFKLLLWSSRTVKYVRASDKFRVLIMSVLIFMCILLLSVERVPEKILGIRSPERVLEVFNENQNASNVSVMPAVGHNASHLLQKRHIPHKFWARARPHNKFRKKKHHQKPMKENLDGKQKLFHNANANNIRYDFVNFANQR
- the LOC137642172 gene encoding uncharacterized protein isoform X4; this translates as MYDNFKTLMQEWEHNYCNRIVYMQSCCGNKRGEKSAFPKEYSIKTKIFRVLIMSVLIFMCILLLSVERVPEKILGIRSPERVLEVFNENQNASNVSVMPAVGHNASHLLQKRHIPHKFWARARPHNKFRKKKHHQKPMKENLDGKQKLFHNANANNIRYDFVNFANQR
- the LOC137642172 gene encoding uncharacterized protein isoform X3, which encodes MASTVNIESFENSSSCCRCGLGFTNTLFRKISYVMLSLPAPVFKLLLWSSRTVKYVRASDKFRVLIMSVLIFMCILLLSVERVPEKILGIRSPERVLEVFNENQNASNVSVMPAVGHNASHLLQKRHIPHKFWARARPHNKFRKKKHHQKPMKENLDGKQKLFHNANANNIRYDFVNFANQR
- the LOC137642172 gene encoding uncharacterized protein isoform X2 produces the protein MELFKLFDVLGGLSFEDFKLIASTAPTSFFRFTNTLFRKISYVMLSLPAPVFKLLLWSSRTVKYVRASDKFRVLIMSVLIFMCILLLSVERVPEKILGIRSPERVLEVFNENQNASNVSVMPAVGHNASHLLQKRHIPHKFWARARPHNKFRKKKHHQKPMKENLDGKQKLFHNANANNIRYDFVNFANQR